The following coding sequences lie in one Molothrus ater isolate BHLD 08-10-18 breed brown headed cowbird chromosome W, BPBGC_Mater_1.1, whole genome shotgun sequence genomic window:
- the LOC118701535 gene encoding uncharacterized protein LOC118701535, which yields MEIVKEMAQRNANEVCSRVLLGLPLNPPPMLAEMMEAYARKAELFAAREAWSRPTNPETVAAVSPGVRRQQMSPEQLQHVVCFICKKTRTLCPGLPPKPVTKDTLHTKKRRCQREPTPRHDINAAGFPEGKTSLKTEKGVEGKRGAGTQNNHLQDKIWWSHKRFKLVTTKAFAFRSTQWTVIGVDLPEDLQNLTKDRTRLDSEYFVIGDTAHTPMEIEVAPMTIKGDIPNLILLAHCPQPPFYLAKGQIIAQAIPVPAEISVDDKAPGVYWAEVVGEDKPIMGCNLMRGTEHLHMEGLLDTGADVTIIPERLWPSHWDLQPVAGQIQGVGGFTLAKISKSIVQIEGPDGKFASVRPFVTNYKAPLWGRDTMSPWGVKLVIPKTPQDS from the coding sequence ATGGAGATAGTGAAAGAGATGGCACAGAGGAATGCCAATGAAGTCTGCAGCAGGGTGCTCCTAGGACTGCCTCTCAACCCCCCACCTATGCTGGCAGAGATGATGGAAGCCTATGCTAGAAAGGCGGAACTGTTTGCTGCACGGGAGGCGTGGTCAAGGCCGACAAACCCAGAGACGGTGGCAGCTGTATCTCCAGGAGTGAGGAGGCAACAGATGTCACCAGAACAACTTCAACATGTCGTTTGCTTCATATGCAAAAAAACCAGGACACTTTGCCCAGGACTGCCCCCAAAGCCAGTAACAAAAGACACCCTTCACACCAAAAAACGCCGATGCCAGCGCGAACCCACCCCGCGCCACGACATAAATGCAGCGGGCTTCCCTGAGGGGAAAACCTCcctcaaaacagaaaaggggGTGGAAGGGAAGCGGGGTGCGGGAACACAAAATAACCATTTACAGGATAAAATCTGGTGGTCTCACAAGCGTTTCAAGCTTGTGACCACcaaagcttttgctttcagGTCTACCCAGTGGACGGTCATTGGAGTGGACCTGCCAGAGGACTTGCAGAACTTAACAAAAGATCGCACAAGATTGGACAGTGAGTACTTTGTTATTGGGGacactgcacacacacccaTGGAGATTGAGGTGGCTCCCATGACCATCAAAGGGGACATACCTAACCTCATTCTCCTGGCGCACTGTCCACAGCCACCCTTCTATTTGGCCAAGGGGCAAATCATCGCCCAGGCCATTCCTGttccagcagaaatttcagTAGATGACAAGGCACCAGGTGTATACTGGGCAGAAGTGGTTGGCGAGGACAAACCCATTATGGGATGCAACCTAATGCGTGGAACAGAACATCTCCACATGGAAGGGTTGCTTgacacaggggcagatgtgACAATCATACCTGAAAGGTTGTGGCCATCACATTGGGATTTGCAGCCCGTGGCTGGTCAAATCCAAGGTGTAGGAGGATTCACACTGGCAAAGATATCAAAGAGCATTGTGCAAATTGAGGGACCAGATGGAAAATTTGCCAGCGTCCGTCCATTTGTTACTAATTACAAAGCTCCCTTGTGGGGTAGAGACACCATGTCCCCGTGGGGGGTCAAATTGGTCATCCCTAAGACACCCCAGGATTCTTAG